The Polymorphobacter megasporae genome window below encodes:
- a CDS encoding LacI family DNA-binding transcriptional regulator: MPRLEEVAALANVSSATVSRYFNSPGIVAPATAQRIEAAIAATGYLPNLTAGALASSRSRLIAALVPDIAQSIFNDTMEAMIDALSAEGNSVILALTGTTDGRLGAQINAALSRRVDAIILTGIVADAAIRAQLRTSRVTVIETWGLPDDPIDIAIGFSHRAIGDALACFLRDRGYRRPHLIVPRSPRAERRAAAFAERWIADGGEPPTRFEVNVPSHFGQGRLSYRGLADLAVQPDVVVCGSDWIAQGLIVEAQVAGIAVPAQLAVTGFGNLRMAGDMRPTITSVDVDGARIAHEVNRVLRLRAAGTKLAERSIDVGFRIIARESA, encoded by the coding sequence GTGCCTCGCCTCGAAGAGGTCGCTGCCCTTGCCAATGTCTCGTCGGCGACGGTCTCGCGCTATTTCAACTCGCCGGGTATCGTTGCGCCAGCGACTGCCCAGCGGATCGAGGCGGCGATCGCGGCGACCGGCTATCTACCGAACCTAACCGCGGGCGCTCTCGCGTCGAGCCGGTCGCGGCTGATCGCGGCACTCGTCCCCGACATCGCCCAGTCGATCTTCAACGACACGATGGAAGCGATGATCGACGCGCTGTCCGCCGAGGGCAACAGCGTGATCCTCGCGCTGACCGGCACAACCGATGGCCGCCTCGGCGCGCAGATCAATGCGGCGCTGTCGCGGCGGGTCGATGCGATCATTCTGACGGGCATCGTCGCCGATGCCGCGATCCGAGCGCAGCTTCGCACCAGCCGGGTGACGGTGATCGAAACCTGGGGCCTGCCCGACGATCCGATCGACATCGCAATCGGGTTTTCGCACCGTGCGATCGGTGACGCGCTGGCCTGTTTCCTGCGGGATCGCGGATATCGGCGGCCGCACCTGATCGTGCCGCGCTCGCCGCGGGCGGAACGGCGCGCCGCCGCGTTTGCCGAGCGCTGGATCGCCGATGGCGGTGAGCCGCCGACCCGGTTCGAGGTCAACGTTCCGAGCCACTTCGGCCAGGGGCGGCTGAGCTACCGCGGTCTCGCCGATCTTGCGGTTCAGCCCGACGTCGTCGTCTGCGGCTCGGACTGGATCGCGCAGGGGCTGATCGTCGAGGCGCAGGTCGCCGGGATCGCCGTACCCGCCCAGCTCGCGGTCACAGGTTTCGGGAATTTGCGAATGGCCGGCGACATGCGCCCAACGATCACCTCGGTCGATGTCGACGGCGCCCGCATCGCCCACGAGGTCAACCGCGTGCTGCGATTGCGCGCCGCCGGGACCAAGCTGGCCGAACGGTCGATCGACGTCGGCTTCCGCATAATCGCCCGCGAAAGCGCATGA